A stretch of the Chitiniphilus purpureus genome encodes the following:
- a CDS encoding GntR family transcriptional regulator, with protein MPDTLHHTSQPLYSRIRDELRTCIHVGAYAPHEQLPSESALMAQYSVSRITVRQALGELEKEGVLFKVPGKGAFVSRPKPFQQLARLQGFAEAMREHGHEICNRLLGIRTLPAGAAVAERLRLPTGAPVTELRRVRLLNREPVSLDVTYVAPHLGERLAREDLATRDVFVILENDYGIALGHADLAIDAQLADGDTAALLGLPVGAPLLKIERLTHDRDSTPIDFEYLYCRSDSFQFRLRVAR; from the coding sequence ATGCCCGACACCCTGCACCACACCAGCCAGCCGCTCTACAGCCGCATCCGCGACGAGTTGCGCACCTGCATCCATGTCGGTGCCTATGCACCGCATGAACAGCTGCCCTCCGAAAGCGCGCTGATGGCGCAATACAGCGTCAGCCGCATCACCGTGCGGCAGGCGCTGGGCGAGCTGGAAAAGGAAGGTGTGCTGTTCAAGGTGCCGGGCAAGGGCGCCTTCGTCTCCAGACCCAAGCCATTCCAGCAACTGGCCCGACTGCAGGGCTTTGCCGAGGCGATGCGCGAACATGGTCACGAGATCTGCAACCGGCTGCTCGGCATCCGCACGTTGCCGGCGGGCGCTGCGGTCGCCGAACGGCTGCGGCTGCCCACCGGCGCCCCGGTCACCGAACTGCGCCGGGTGCGCCTGCTCAATCGCGAGCCGGTGTCGCTCGATGTGACCTATGTGGCGCCGCATCTTGGCGAGCGCCTGGCACGCGAGGATCTCGCCACCCGCGATGTGTTCGTGATCCTGGAGAACGACTACGGCATCGCGCTGGGCCACGCCGACCTTGCCATCGATGCGCAGCTGGCAGATGGCGATACCGCGGCCCTGCTCGGCCTGCCGGTGGGTGCGCCACTGCTGAAGATAGAACGGCTGACGCACGACCGTGACAGCACGCCGATCGATTTCGAATACCTGTATTGCCGCTCCGACAGCTTCCAGTTCCGGCTGCGGGTTGCGCGATGA